GCTTTTTTGATCACAAGAGCCTTTTTTTCTATCATATCGCTAAGTTCCTTAAAGGCTGAGTAATCCCCCATAATCAAAAGCTCCTCTTCATTTTGCTCCAAGCTTTCAAGTCCAGCGTCTATCAAATCAAGCTCAAGTTCTTCAAGATCGCCTTCAACTTTTTCTAAGTGAAAAACAGCCTTTCTTGAAAACATAAAATTTAAAGAACCATTTTGCAAAAGCTCGCCCTTGTTTTTGTTAAAAATAGCCTTGACATTAGCCACTGTTCTGGTTGGATTATCACTCATGCACTCAACTATCACTAAAGCCCCATGAGGTGCTCTTCCCTCATAATGAATTTGCTTGATCTCAGCTGCGTCCTTGCCTAAGGCTCTTTTAATCGCTGCTTCTATATTATCCTTTGGCATGTTATTTGCCTTAGCTGTGGCTATGGCTGAGCGAAGCTTAGGATTCATCAAAGGATCCTCCCCTCCTTCTTTAGCGGCTACTTGAATAGCCTTTGCAAGCTTTGGAAAAAGCTTACTC
The nucleotide sequence above comes from Campylobacter sp. MIT 99-7217. Encoded proteins:
- a CDS encoding YebC/PmpR family DNA-binding transcriptional regulator, whose protein sequence is MGRAFEYRRASKEARWDKMSKLFPKLAKAIQVAAKEGGEDPLMNPKLRSAIATAKANNMPKDNIEAAIKRALGKDAAEIKQIHYEGRAPHGALVIVECMSDNPTRTVANVKAIFNKNKGELLQNGSLNFMFSRKAVFHLEKVEGDLEELELDLIDAGLESLEQNEEELLIMGDYSAFKELSDMIEKKALVIKKAGLEYVPNSPVSFDEDKLAEIEKLLDKLEDDDDVSAVYTNID